CACCATCTGGCAGAGCATCGACGGGCCCATTGTTCAGAGCATTATTACGACGTGCGGGCCAGTGAGGGGCGATCGCCTGTGGAGCGGGCAGCCAGGCTGATTTATCTCAACAAGACTTGCTTCAATGGTCTGTATCGCGAGAATTCCAAGGGAAAATTTAACGTACCCATGGGGCGCTACAAAAATCCCGGCATTTTTGATCCCGACGTTCTCTACGCCGCCTCTGCGGTGCTACAACGGGCCACCATTACCCGTCAGCCCTTTGACCATGTTTTAGACATTGCCCAGTCTCCCTGCGACTTTGTCTATTTTGATCCGCCCTATCATCCCATCAGCGCCACCAGCAACTTCACCGGCTATAACCGCTATGCCTTTGGGGAAGCCGATCAAATTCGTCTCTTTCAAACCTTTGTCGCCTTAGCCGAACGAGGCGTACAGGTGATGCTAT
This genomic stretch from Candidatus Obscuribacterales bacterium harbors:
- a CDS encoding DNA adenine methylase, producing the protein MSLPRPSSAAIAPRPFLKWVGGKGQLLQQYRAFFPTQFDTYYEPFLGGGAVFFFLSSQLRQAYLTDINPELVNVYECVQQNVDEVLHHLAEHRRAHCSEHYYDVRASEGRSPVERAARLIYLNKTCFNGLYRENSKGKFNVPMGRYKNPGIFDPDVLYAASAVLQRATITRQPFDHVLDIAQSPCDFVYFDPPYHPISATSNFTGYNRYAFGEADQIRLFQTFVALAERGVQVMLSNSDCPFIRDLYGSCDRAHIHTISAVRLVNCNAQRRGRITEVLVTSYKPPLQSI